One Streptomyces sp. V4I8 genomic window carries:
- a CDS encoding ABC transporter substrate-binding protein translates to MRKLVATALCLAATVTATGCGATVEKSADSTSSAVTLTNCGREVTFDKVPERVVTNDVGITELMFALGLEDRMAGFAMPDDKGDLSSVPWKDGYDKVKWLSKDQLTKENVLDARADLVFAGWNYGFREDSGFTPEALKKLGIPSYVLTESCRNGRTESSRGIMPPLDALYADLTNLGKLFGVEQRAATLIADFKKQVAQVRAQAPAAADRAKVFLYDSGQDQPFTSGRYAAPEQIISEAGGVNVMHDVQDSWTTVGWESVVQRDPDVIVICDYGDVSAEQKKKFLLSYPPLRNVSAVKHKRIFVLDYVDLVESPRNPTAVARLGTYLRKVAEES, encoded by the coding sequence ATGCGCAAGCTCGTAGCCACCGCCCTCTGCCTCGCCGCGACCGTCACCGCCACCGGCTGCGGAGCCACGGTGGAGAAGTCGGCGGACTCCACCTCCTCCGCGGTCACGCTCACCAACTGCGGCCGCGAGGTCACCTTCGACAAGGTGCCCGAGCGGGTGGTCACCAACGACGTCGGCATCACCGAGCTGATGTTCGCCCTCGGCCTGGAGGACCGTATGGCCGGGTTCGCGATGCCCGACGACAAGGGCGATCTGAGTAGCGTGCCGTGGAAGGACGGCTACGACAAGGTGAAGTGGCTGTCGAAGGACCAGCTCACCAAGGAGAACGTCCTCGACGCCCGCGCCGACCTCGTCTTCGCCGGCTGGAACTACGGCTTCCGCGAGGACAGCGGCTTCACCCCCGAGGCCCTGAAGAAGCTCGGCATCCCCTCGTACGTCCTCACCGAGTCCTGCCGCAACGGCCGTACCGAGTCCTCGCGCGGCATCATGCCGCCCCTGGACGCCCTGTACGCCGACCTCACCAACCTCGGGAAGCTGTTCGGTGTCGAGCAGCGGGCCGCGACGCTGATCGCCGACTTCAAGAAGCAGGTCGCTCAGGTGCGGGCGCAGGCCCCGGCGGCCGCCGACCGGGCGAAGGTGTTCCTGTACGACAGCGGGCAGGACCAGCCCTTCACGTCCGGCCGCTACGCCGCCCCCGAGCAGATCATCAGCGAGGCCGGTGGCGTCAACGTCATGCACGACGTCCAGGACTCCTGGACCACCGTCGGCTGGGAGAGCGTCGTGCAACGCGACCCGGACGTCATCGTGATCTGCGACTACGGGGACGTCAGCGCCGAGCAGAAGAAGAAGTTCCTCCTCTCCTATCCGCCCCTGCGGAACGTCTCCGCCGTCAAGCACAAGCGGATCTTCGTCCTCGACTACGTCGACCTGGTGGAGAGTCCCCGCAACCCGACGGCCGTCGCCCGGCTCGGCACCTATCTGCGGAAGGTCGCCGAGGAAAGCTGA
- a CDS encoding L-tyrosine/L-tryptophan isonitrile synthase family protein, translating into MLLTTAPDTRATHRISAAILELLLPHHRSTDGAPATPEAFGHQLRRIAGFVRANEPVVFTLPGFPCKSPNPAKVLGHLPDQGERLSLRFLDALCTDIERIHPPGAHVVICSDGHVFGDLIRVPDDHIDAYADELRALIRESGHSHLSLFDLRDVLGDLPHDTKRAHVHDRHAPTLQALRAEVRTDAPTLALYRGITRFLVEDTAGFTGTRSALQRECRRRAYGVIQRSRAWGELIADRHPRAVRLSIHPQPVGAPKFGIRLLDAADAWTTPWHSAALREPDGTWTLMPRARAERLGRLVHRDGRPSHFERARPVGQLSSATFRR; encoded by the coding sequence ATGCTGCTGACGACCGCACCGGACACGCGCGCCACGCACCGCATCAGCGCCGCGATCCTGGAGCTGCTCCTGCCCCACCACCGCTCGACAGACGGGGCGCCGGCCACCCCGGAGGCGTTCGGCCACCAGCTGCGCAGGATCGCCGGATTCGTGCGCGCGAACGAGCCCGTCGTGTTCACCCTCCCCGGCTTCCCGTGCAAGTCGCCCAACCCCGCGAAGGTTCTGGGCCACCTGCCCGACCAGGGCGAACGCCTCTCCCTACGTTTCCTGGACGCGCTCTGCACGGACATCGAACGGATCCACCCGCCCGGCGCCCACGTCGTCATCTGCTCCGACGGCCATGTCTTCGGCGACCTGATCCGTGTCCCCGACGACCACATCGACGCCTACGCCGACGAACTGCGCGCGCTCATAAGGGAGTCGGGCCACAGCCACCTCTCCCTCTTCGACCTGCGCGACGTCCTCGGCGACCTCCCACACGACACCAAACGCGCCCACGTCCACGACCGCCACGCCCCCACCCTGCAGGCCCTGCGCGCCGAGGTCCGCACCGACGCCCCGACCCTCGCCCTGTACCGGGGTATCACCCGCTTCCTGGTCGAGGACACCGCCGGGTTCACCGGCACCCGCTCCGCGCTCCAACGCGAGTGCCGCAGACGGGCGTACGGCGTCATCCAGCGAAGCCGTGCCTGGGGCGAGCTGATCGCCGACCGTCACCCGCGTGCCGTACGTCTGTCGATCCACCCCCAGCCGGTCGGCGCCCCCAAGTTCGGCATCCGGCTCCTCGACGCCGCCGACGCCTGGACCACTCCCTGGCACTCCGCCGCCCTGCGTGAGCCGGACGGCACCTGGACGCTCATGCCCCGGGCCAGGGCGGAGCGGCTCGGCCGCCTGGTCCACCGCGACGGCAGACCGAGCCACTTCGAGCGGGCGCGCCCCGTCGGTCAGCTTTCCTCGGCGACCTTCCGCAGATAG
- a CDS encoding cytochrome P450: MTIQDPEPLPAVDPRQPLPDPVPLMGCPYKSNPYPLYERMREAGPVHRVLFPSGVQAWLVTGYDAAHAALNDDRLGKNHDRGNDRWRARASIMPEPQHSRLQAHLLHQDPPVHTRMRRFVTDAFTPRRVEQLRPWLQELADALVDALPEAGPADLVAGFAAHFPFQVLAEVIGLPRELTERFDRDWGKVVQPVGPTDPGRPLHEARLHGLQSYIAEVVAHKREHADDDLLSRLVVARDRGELSQEELDSMIFQLLVAGQEPVTNQITTALIALFRHPGRLARLRDDPGLMPRAVEELLRHDSAFELTTWRFFDQDSDLHGTEVPAGDSVIVSLCAANRDPRRFEDPDTLDLDREPNPHLAFGHGIHFCPGAALARAELQVALGTLLARLPGLHLAMRDEDIEWIPSVLGRGTNHLPVGYDRRL, encoded by the coding sequence ATGACCATCCAGGACCCGGAACCCCTCCCGGCCGTGGACCCGCGGCAGCCGCTCCCCGACCCGGTCCCGCTGATGGGCTGCCCGTACAAGAGCAACCCCTACCCCCTCTACGAGCGGATGCGCGAGGCCGGACCGGTCCACCGCGTCCTCTTCCCCAGCGGCGTACAGGCCTGGCTCGTCACCGGATACGACGCCGCCCACGCGGCCCTGAACGACGACCGCCTCGGCAAGAACCACGACCGGGGAAACGACCGCTGGCGGGCCCGAGCCTCGATCATGCCCGAGCCGCAGCACTCCCGGCTCCAGGCCCATCTCCTCCACCAGGACCCGCCGGTCCACACGCGCATGCGCCGCTTCGTGACGGACGCCTTCACGCCGCGTCGCGTCGAGCAACTGAGGCCCTGGCTCCAGGAGTTGGCCGACGCGCTCGTCGATGCCCTCCCGGAGGCCGGGCCCGCCGACCTCGTCGCCGGGTTCGCCGCGCACTTCCCCTTCCAGGTTCTGGCCGAAGTCATCGGGCTGCCCCGGGAGTTGACGGAGCGCTTCGACCGCGACTGGGGCAAGGTCGTCCAGCCGGTCGGGCCGACGGACCCGGGGCGGCCGTTGCACGAGGCCCGGCTGCACGGTCTGCAGAGCTATATCGCCGAGGTCGTCGCGCACAAGCGGGAGCACGCGGACGACGACCTGCTCAGCCGCCTCGTCGTCGCCCGTGACCGGGGCGAACTGTCCCAGGAGGAGCTGGACTCGATGATCTTCCAGCTGCTGGTCGCCGGCCAGGAACCGGTCACCAACCAGATCACGACGGCCCTCATCGCTCTCTTCCGCCACCCCGGCCGGCTCGCCCGGCTGCGCGACGACCCCGGACTCATGCCCCGCGCGGTCGAGGAACTCCTGCGCCACGACAGCGCCTTCGAACTGACCACATGGCGCTTCTTCGACCAGGACAGCGACCTGCACGGCACAGAAGTCCCGGCGGGCGACTCGGTGATCGTCTCCCTGTGCGCCGCCAACCGGGACCCACGCCGCTTCGAGGACCCCGACACGCTCGACCTGGACCGCGAACCCAACCCCCACCTCGCCTTCGGCCACGGCATCCACTTCTGTCCCGGCGCCGCCCTCGCCCGCGCCGAACTCCAGGTCGCCCTCGGCACGTTGCTCGCCCGCCTGCCCGGCCTGCACCTCGCCATGAGGGACGAGGACATCGAGTGGATCCCGTCCGTCCTGGGGCGCGGCACGAACCACCTGCCCGTCGGCTACGACCGACGGCTGTGA
- a CDS encoding MFS transporter, giving the protein MRDRWVLVAVAGALSFVAMLDMNIVNVALADISKGLNVPPATAQWAALGYQLPVVALLLPVGRRLDGSGTRPALLAATAGFALCSALAALSPWAAWLIAARIGQGACAAVLFVLMPVLAIRAVRPAARGRAMSVPATLGPLGAVTGPAVGGLLLDHLGWRWIFLVKIPFCLLALAVAWKAMPEDGASRAPGRRALADVLSVAGGLAALLLALTLGSEEAVWFLLAAVAVPPLWWWLRGPGGRPVTGVLRATGLFRAHGAVLALAAGFAATHYVVALHLQWDEGVSATATGLTVLAFPLGMALAGPLGGRLADRYGYRRIAVAGATVTATGLLLLIPLGNGWAPPDVAWRLALAGLGMGLNGGPTQALVMGAAPPDRTATVGSTVQVARSLGFTLGPALATAARALTGAGDGARAGLTLAALAACLAVPLLALPGRPTAAVPERTTDTVST; this is encoded by the coding sequence GTGAGGGACCGCTGGGTTCTCGTGGCCGTGGCGGGCGCGTTGTCGTTCGTGGCGATGCTCGACATGAACATCGTCAACGTGGCGCTGGCCGATATCTCCAAGGGCCTGAACGTCCCGCCCGCGACGGCCCAGTGGGCGGCGCTGGGGTACCAACTCCCGGTCGTCGCCCTGCTGTTGCCCGTCGGCCGCCGACTGGACGGCTCGGGCACGCGGCCCGCTCTGCTGGCGGCCACCGCCGGCTTCGCGCTGTGCAGTGCTCTGGCCGCCCTCTCGCCCTGGGCGGCCTGGCTGATCGCGGCCCGCATCGGGCAGGGCGCGTGCGCGGCGGTGCTCTTCGTGCTGATGCCGGTGCTCGCGATCCGCGCCGTACGGCCCGCGGCGCGCGGTCGGGCGATGAGCGTGCCCGCGACGCTCGGCCCACTCGGCGCCGTGACCGGCCCGGCGGTGGGCGGGCTCCTGCTGGACCATCTGGGCTGGCGCTGGATCTTCCTGGTCAAGATCCCGTTCTGTCTGCTGGCGTTGGCCGTGGCGTGGAAGGCGATGCCCGAGGACGGTGCGTCGCGCGCCCCCGGCCGACGGGCACTGGCTGACGTGCTGTCGGTGGCCGGGGGCCTGGCCGCGCTACTGCTCGCCCTGACGCTGGGATCCGAGGAAGCGGTGTGGTTCCTGCTCGCGGCCGTCGCCGTACCGCCGTTGTGGTGGTGGCTGCGCGGACCGGGCGGCCGTCCGGTGACCGGCGTGCTGCGGGCGACGGGGCTGTTCCGCGCGCACGGCGCGGTGCTGGCCCTGGCGGCCGGGTTCGCCGCCACGCACTACGTCGTCGCCCTGCACCTCCAGTGGGACGAGGGCGTCAGCGCCACCGCGACCGGGCTGACCGTGCTCGCCTTCCCGCTCGGCATGGCGCTGGCCGGTCCGCTCGGCGGACGGCTCGCCGACCGGTACGGATACCGGCGGATCGCGGTCGCCGGAGCCACGGTCACCGCAACCGGACTCCTCCTGCTGATCCCGCTCGGCAACGGCTGGGCCCCGCCCGACGTGGCCTGGCGGCTCGCACTGGCCGGCCTCGGCATGGGCCTCAACGGCGGCCCTACCCAGGCCCTGGTCATGGGCGCCGCCCCACCGGACCGGACCGCCACCGTCGGCTCGACGGTGCAGGTCGCCCGCAGTCTCGGCTTCACCCTCGGCCCCGCCCTGGCCACCGCCGCCCGGGCCCTCACCGGCGCCGGCGACGGAGCGCGAGCCGGGCTGACCCTCGCTGCCCTGGCCGCCTGTCTCGCCGTACCCCTGCTCGCGCTGCCCGGCCGACCGACCGCCGCCGTGCCCGAGCGGACCACCGACACCGTCTCGACCTGA
- a CDS encoding ABC transporter ATP-binding protein: MRIEIEDLRVAYAGRTVVSGAHLIAAEGEITGLVGPNGSGKSTLLRTVYRHLKPVSGRVLLSGTDLRRLTPVEAARHVAALPQERGGDFELTVREVVAMGRTPYKRAFAGEDAIDRDVVTRALADVAMEQHVGRRFTELSGGERQRVLLARAFAQQPDVLVLDEPTNHLDIRHQVELLALLRAQRRTTLVSLHDLNAAASVCDRLHVLHDGHVVASGPPRAVLQPALLAEVFGVRATVVDHPLTGDPLIAFDHRAPADSPKETGIPMSAPSSGPGAGPGRSHR; encoded by the coding sequence TTGAGAATCGAGATCGAGGACCTGCGCGTCGCGTACGCCGGTCGTACCGTCGTCTCCGGCGCTCATCTCATCGCCGCCGAGGGCGAGATCACCGGCCTCGTCGGGCCGAACGGCAGCGGCAAGTCCACGCTCCTGCGCACCGTCTACCGCCACCTGAAGCCGGTCTCCGGCCGGGTCCTGCTGTCCGGCACCGACCTGCGCCGCCTGACTCCCGTCGAGGCGGCCCGCCATGTCGCGGCCCTCCCGCAGGAGCGGGGCGGCGACTTCGAGCTGACCGTCCGCGAGGTCGTCGCCATGGGCCGTACGCCCTACAAACGGGCCTTCGCCGGGGAGGACGCCATCGACCGGGACGTCGTCACCCGCGCCCTCGCGGACGTCGCCATGGAGCAGCACGTCGGCCGCCGGTTCACCGAACTGTCCGGTGGCGAACGTCAACGCGTCCTGCTGGCCCGCGCTTTCGCCCAGCAGCCGGACGTCCTGGTCCTGGACGAGCCCACCAATCACCTCGACATCCGTCACCAGGTGGAACTGCTCGCCCTGCTCCGGGCGCAACGCCGTACGACCCTGGTGTCGCTGCACGACCTCAACGCCGCCGCCTCCGTCTGCGACCGGCTGCACGTCCTGCACGACGGTCACGTGGTCGCCTCGGGCCCGCCCCGCGCGGTGCTGCAACCCGCCCTGCTGGCCGAGGTGTTCGGCGTCCGGGCGACGGTGGTGGACCATCCGCTGACCGGTGATCCGCTGATCGCCTTCGACCACCGTGCACCGGCGGACTCGCCGAAGGAAACGGGTATCCCCATGTCGGCCCCGAGCAGTGGTCCGGGGGCTGGTCCCGGGCGGTCACACAGGTGA
- a CDS encoding FecCD family ABC transporter permease gives MTSLLSRREVAAQTQTVPAGPLAPVLGVVLLAALTAAVAWGSTSVPPGEVWSVVWRRLSGEAPRPGTNDLIVWQLRVPRALLAALVGAGLGLVGTAVQALVRNPLADPYLLGVSNGASLGAVAAIVLGFGAGGALGLGLSGAAFAGALATFALVWAVARRGGGFAPLRLVLAGVAIGQFLSGFTSYLVLQAGDEQQTHSVLFWLMGSLSGANWDLLAVPAVAVPAGWLWLQARARGLNALLMGDETAAGLGIDVTRLRRELFTVTSVLTGVLVAVSGAIAFVALMVPHVCRLVVGGDHRRLLPLSALFGALLLVVVDIVCRTAMDTQELPVGVVTSLIGAPALLYLLDRRLGSGS, from the coding sequence ATGACCTCCCTGCTGTCGCGGCGCGAGGTCGCCGCGCAGACACAAACGGTGCCCGCCGGACCGCTGGCCCCGGTACTCGGCGTCGTACTCCTCGCCGCGCTGACGGCCGCCGTGGCATGGGGATCGACGTCCGTCCCACCCGGCGAGGTGTGGAGCGTGGTGTGGCGGCGCCTGTCCGGCGAGGCGCCCCGTCCCGGCACGAACGACCTGATCGTGTGGCAACTGCGCGTGCCCCGAGCCCTGTTGGCCGCCCTCGTCGGTGCCGGGCTCGGCCTCGTCGGTACGGCGGTGCAGGCACTCGTGCGCAACCCGCTGGCCGACCCCTACCTCCTCGGCGTCTCCAACGGCGCCTCCCTGGGCGCGGTCGCCGCGATCGTGCTCGGGTTCGGGGCGGGCGGTGCGCTGGGACTCGGGTTGTCCGGGGCGGCCTTCGCGGGCGCCCTGGCCACCTTCGCGCTCGTGTGGGCCGTGGCCCGGCGGGGCGGGGGATTCGCGCCGCTGCGGCTGGTACTGGCCGGGGTGGCGATCGGGCAGTTCCTCTCCGGGTTCACCAGCTACCTGGTGCTCCAGGCAGGGGACGAGCAGCAGACCCACAGCGTGCTGTTCTGGCTCATGGGCAGCCTCAGCGGCGCGAACTGGGACCTGCTGGCCGTGCCGGCGGTCGCGGTGCCGGCCGGGTGGCTGTGGCTCCAGGCACGCGCCCGGGGCCTGAACGCCCTGCTGATGGGCGACGAGACCGCCGCCGGGCTCGGTATCGACGTCACCCGGCTGCGGCGGGAACTGTTCACGGTGACCAGCGTGCTGACCGGGGTCCTGGTGGCCGTCTCCGGCGCGATCGCCTTCGTCGCGCTGATGGTGCCGCACGTCTGCCGGTTGGTCGTAGGCGGCGACCACCGGCGTCTGCTGCCGCTCTCCGCCCTGTTCGGGGCGCTGCTCCTGGTCGTGGTCGACATCGTGTGCCGTACGGCCATGGACACGCAGGAACTGCCGGTCGGTGTCGTCACCTCACTGATCGGGGCGCCGGCGCTGCTGTATCTGCTGGACCGGCGGTTGGGGAGCGGAAGTTGA
- a CDS encoding ABC transporter substrate-binding protein, with translation MRSRVGRATTAAVLGGLLAAGCGSGNGETESPAAGKGDSTRGYPVTVTDCTGAETTFTSAPKNIVTSNASSLELLLRLGAGDKVIGTGFPPGKGTLPGELDARAQQVKVLGETVIPKERLLASGADLYLDTFASMNMGGGMGDAPTEEEFEAAGIKHTFLKSTACAATSKSPVTDLSAVEDDITSLGAVTGTSAKAKELVDGMREKVDAVRKAVGKAPESERPTYFFFDYDAGTKQPMAVCNRQVAHAVITLAGARNAFADCDGDYRQVGWEDVIARNPDWIQLGVRDRGSEAANDEAFDEAQEWLESNSATQGLKAVKEGHFLRIGSERTTIAGVTNADTVEEIAKTLYPGKVG, from the coding sequence ATGCGTTCTCGTGTGGGGCGGGCTACGACGGCCGCGGTGCTCGGCGGCCTGCTGGCAGCGGGCTGCGGCAGCGGGAACGGCGAGACGGAGAGCCCCGCCGCCGGCAAGGGCGACTCCACGCGCGGCTACCCGGTCACGGTCACCGACTGCACGGGCGCCGAGACCACCTTCACCTCGGCCCCGAAGAACATCGTCACCAGCAACGCCTCCAGCCTCGAACTGCTGCTGCGCCTGGGCGCCGGGGACAAGGTGATCGGCACCGGCTTCCCGCCCGGCAAGGGCACCCTGCCGGGCGAACTCGACGCGCGGGCGCAGCAGGTCAAGGTGCTCGGCGAGACCGTGATCCCCAAGGAGAGGCTCCTCGCCTCCGGCGCCGACCTGTACCTCGACACCTTCGCCTCGATGAACATGGGCGGGGGGATGGGGGACGCGCCGACCGAGGAGGAGTTCGAGGCGGCCGGCATCAAGCACACCTTCCTGAAGTCCACGGCCTGCGCCGCCACGAGCAAGAGCCCGGTCACCGACCTGTCGGCCGTCGAGGACGACATCACCTCCCTCGGCGCCGTCACGGGTACGAGCGCGAAGGCGAAGGAGCTCGTCGACGGCATGCGGGAGAAGGTGGACGCCGTACGGAAGGCGGTGGGCAAGGCCCCCGAGAGCGAGCGGCCCACGTACTTCTTCTTCGACTACGACGCCGGCACCAAGCAGCCCATGGCCGTCTGCAACCGCCAGGTCGCCCACGCGGTGATCACCCTCGCCGGGGCCCGCAACGCCTTCGCCGACTGCGACGGCGACTACCGGCAGGTCGGCTGGGAGGACGTCATCGCCAGGAACCCGGACTGGATCCAGCTCGGCGTGCGCGACCGGGGCAGCGAGGCCGCGAACGACGAGGCCTTCGACGAGGCGCAGGAGTGGCTGGAGTCGAACTCGGCCACCCAAGGCCTGAAGGCCGTCAAGGAAGGCCACTTCCTGCGTATCGGCTCCGAGCGGACCACCATCGCCGGCGTCACCAACGCCGACACCGTCGAGGAGATCGCGAAGACCCTGTACCCGGGCAAGGTCGGCTGA
- a CDS encoding sigma-70 family RNA polymerase sigma factor, producing MRHTKADTTSKTAACDESTTAWALAARGGDPDATDRFVRSLHRDVVRYVAHLSADPQAADDLAQDTFLRALGSLHRFEGRSSARAWLLSIARRAVIDSHRYAAARPRLCDTDDWTLVAERAQPAGLPGFDDGIALLDLLDALPDERREAFVLTQMVGLPYAEAAEMSDCPVGTVRSRVARARATLVELLTEAEVDAEAGSGSGSGSGAGAEVAADVLAVSEAMTLPDAVALAEPAVVAA from the coding sequence GTGAGGCACACGAAGGCGGACACCACCTCCAAAACGGCCGCCTGCGACGAGTCGACGACCGCGTGGGCGCTGGCCGCCCGTGGCGGTGACCCGGACGCGACCGACCGTTTCGTCCGCTCACTGCACCGCGACGTCGTGCGGTACGTGGCGCATCTGTCCGCCGATCCGCAGGCCGCGGACGACCTCGCGCAGGACACGTTCCTGCGGGCGCTCGGCAGCCTGCACCGGTTCGAGGGCCGCTCCTCGGCGCGCGCGTGGCTGCTGTCCATCGCGCGGCGCGCGGTGATCGACAGCCACCGGTACGCCGCTGCCCGACCACGGCTGTGCGACACCGACGACTGGACGCTGGTGGCGGAACGCGCCCAGCCGGCCGGCCTGCCCGGCTTCGACGACGGCATCGCGCTGCTCGACCTGCTGGACGCGCTGCCCGACGAGCGGCGCGAGGCGTTCGTCCTGACCCAGATGGTGGGCCTGCCCTACGCCGAGGCGGCCGAGATGAGCGACTGCCCGGTCGGGACGGTCCGCTCACGCGTGGCCCGCGCCCGGGCGACCCTCGTCGAGCTGCTGACCGAGGCGGAGGTCGACGCTGAGGCCGGGTCCGGGTCCGGGTCCGGGTCCGGGGCCGGGGCCGAGGTCGCGGCCGACGTCCTGGCCGTATCCGAGGCCATGACCCTGCCCGACGCCGTGGCCCTGGCCGAACCGGCCGTCGTGGCCGCGTGA
- a CDS encoding copper chaperone PCu(A)C, protein MTAPSAERAAERRAGRRAGRAADPGAWRPTRRRITDGLLAALAPIAACGVALGGLTTWVGSGSAGSPARIVVTDGRVLLPYGDVRDTAAFFRVTNSGGADDRLLKVTSPAVGGDMSLSSHRMTGGNAASARTVDSARVPAGGSLAMSPYGLDVTLRAEPGRQAGTYVPFTLHFEHGGRIDVQAVVVRPGGVE, encoded by the coding sequence ATGACCGCCCCCAGCGCTGAGCGAGCGGCCGAGCGAAGGGCCGGGCGAAGGGCCGGGCGAGCGGCCGACCCCGGGGCCTGGCGCCCGACCCGCCGCCGGATCACCGACGGCCTGCTCGCCGCGCTCGCGCCGATCGCCGCATGCGGCGTCGCCCTGGGCGGCCTGACCACCTGGGTGGGCTCCGGCAGCGCGGGCAGCCCGGCGCGGATCGTGGTCACCGACGGACGTGTCCTCCTGCCGTACGGCGACGTCCGGGACACCGCCGCGTTCTTCCGGGTCACCAACTCCGGGGGCGCGGACGACCGGCTGCTGAAGGTCACCTCGCCGGCCGTCGGCGGTGACATGTCGCTCAGCAGTCACCGCATGACCGGCGGCAACGCGGCGTCCGCGCGGACGGTGGACTCGGCCCGTGTCCCGGCCGGCGGCAGTCTCGCCATGTCCCCGTACGGCCTGGACGTGACGCTGCGGGCCGAGCCGGGCCGGCAGGCGGGCACCTACGTGCCGTTCACACTCCACTTCGAGCACGGCGGGCGGATCGACGTGCAGGCGGTGGTGGTCCGCCCCGGCGGGGTCGAGTGA